A genomic region of Leptotrichia massiliensis contains the following coding sequences:
- a CDS encoding YfcE family phosphodiesterase has product MKVLICSDSHGRLDYFQQVIDLEQPEIVIFGGDHSTDAIDMSLVYRDVLFAIVKGNTDMDDYESRETKIFDLMGKKVLLTHGHLYSVKTTLEELEKKAHLEKAEICVFGHTHKEFMAEKGGIIFVNPGALQDKKYMVYYGGKKFEQKILK; this is encoded by the coding sequence ATGAAAGTATTGATTTGTTCCGATAGTCACGGAAGGCTTGATTATTTTCAACAAGTAATCGATCTGGAGCAACCAGAAATTGTAATTTTTGGAGGAGATCACAGTACAGATGCAATTGATATGTCGTTGGTCTACAGAGATGTACTTTTTGCCATTGTAAAAGGTAATACTGATATGGATGATTATGAGTCTAGAGAAACTAAAATATTTGATTTGATGGGAAAAAAGGTGCTATTAACACACGGACATCTATACAGTGTAAAAACGACACTTGAAGAATTAGAAAAAAAAGCTCATTTAGAAAAAGCTGAGATTTGCGTTTTTGGACATACACATAAAGAATTTATGGCAGAAAAAGGTGGAATAATATTTGTAAATCCAGGAGCATTACAAGATAAAAAATATATGGTTTATTATGGTGGTAAAAAGTTTGAGCAAAAAATATTAAAATAA
- a CDS encoding PTS sugar transporter subunit IIA: MINLIVATHGKMSEETVNLTKMVLGESELLDFVTFVPGEGPEDLIEKYNNIISKYDSEGTLFLVDLFGGSPYNAACRVVAETKNTDVITGVNVPMLLEVLDAREEISDVSELVQVAKNSGINGIKIFSELFSAEFVDDNDDLDELDL; encoded by the coding sequence ATGATTAATTTAATCGTTGCAACACATGGAAAAATGTCAGAAGAAACCGTTAACTTGACAAAAATGGTTTTAGGTGAAAGTGAACTGCTTGATTTTGTAACATTTGTACCAGGAGAAGGACCTGAAGATTTGATTGAGAAATATAATAATATTATCTCAAAATATGATAGTGAAGGTACTTTGTTTTTAGTAGATTTATTTGGTGGAAGTCCTTATAATGCAGCTTGCAGAGTAGTTGCTGAAACAAAAAACACAGATGTAATAACAGGTGTTAATGTACCGATGTTATTGGAAGTTTTAGATGCAAGAGAAGAAATCAGCGATGTTTCTGAATTAGTTCAAGTGGCAAAAAATTCAGGAATTAACGGGATTAAAATTTTTAGTGAATTATTTAGTGCAGAGTTTGTTGATGACAATGATGATTTAGATGAGCTAGATTTATAG
- the gyrA gene encoding DNA gyrase subunit A, translating into MSDDFRDDDEREEEITEMDENDDREIIVEGLPKATDLSNESNVYIEDEIKAAYLDYSMSVIVSRALPDVRDGLKPVHRRILFSMSEMGMSHKTPFKKSARIVGDVLGKYHPHGDSSVYGAMVRMAQDFNMRYELIDGHGNFGSIDGDEAAAMRYTEARMAKITEELLADIGKDTIDYRKNFDESLDEPVVLPAKLPNLLLNGANGIAVGMATNIPPHNLGEVVDGIIALIDNPEISIDELITYIKGPDFPTGGIINGKQGIYDAYRTGRGKLRVAGRVEVETSKTGKESIIVTELPYQVNKARLIEKIADLVRQKKITGISDLRDETDRDGIRIVIELKKGEESELILNSLYKFTDLQNTFGVIMLALVDNAPRVLNLKQVLQKYLEHRFEVITRRTEFELKKAKNRAHILEGFKIALDNIEEVIRIIRASKDANVARTELIAKFGFSEIQAKAILDMRLQRLTGLERDKINQEYNELMLLIEELTGILSDDSKIYGIIKEEVLKLKEDFGDERRTEIRNARAEISIEDLIKDEEVVVTLTEKGYVKRVTIDTYRSQKRGGIGVNATNTIEDDVVKDMYIAKTLDTLLIFTTKGKVFSIKVYEIPETGKQARGKLIGNIINLDTDEKVSTIIRVREFEKNKNLFFVTRNGVVKKSELTLFDNIKKAGKRAIKLNDDDEVMYIGLTSGTGEDEVFAATRNGIAIRFSEKDVRSMGTGAAGVKGITLRDKDKIVGAAIINSEMNNDEMRILTITEEGYGKRTKLSEYRLTSRGGKGIINAKLNDKTGKIVDVKIVTENDEIMLITSEGTLIRTSVNNVSVIGRSASGVRIMKVRNNEKIASVVKITEEPELIEDEQ; encoded by the coding sequence ATGTCAGACGATTTTAGAGATGACGATGAAAGAGAAGAAGAGATAACGGAAATGGATGAGAACGATGATAGGGAAATCATTGTGGAAGGATTGCCTAAGGCTACGGATTTATCAAATGAATCTAATGTTTATATTGAGGATGAGATAAAGGCGGCTTATTTGGATTATTCGATGAGTGTAATTGTTAGCCGTGCGTTGCCTGATGTACGTGATGGATTAAAGCCTGTGCATAGAAGAATTTTGTTTTCCATGAGTGAAATGGGAATGAGCCATAAAACTCCATTTAAAAAATCGGCAAGAATTGTCGGGGATGTATTGGGGAAATACCATCCACACGGGGATTCATCAGTTTATGGTGCAATGGTTAGAATGGCACAGGACTTTAATATGAGATATGAACTTATCGACGGACATGGAAACTTTGGTTCGATTGATGGGGATGAAGCGGCGGCAATGCGGTATACAGAAGCTAGAATGGCTAAAATTACTGAAGAATTACTTGCGGATATTGGAAAAGATACGATTGATTACAGAAAGAACTTTGATGAAAGTTTGGATGAGCCGGTTGTATTGCCTGCTAAACTTCCAAATTTATTGCTAAATGGAGCAAACGGTATTGCCGTTGGAATGGCTACAAATATTCCGCCACATAATCTAGGGGAAGTAGTTGATGGAATTATTGCGTTGATTGATAATCCTGAAATTTCGATTGATGAACTGATTACGTATATAAAAGGTCCAGATTTTCCAACTGGAGGTATAATTAACGGAAAACAAGGAATTTATGATGCATATAGAACTGGACGTGGAAAGCTAAGAGTTGCAGGACGTGTGGAAGTTGAAACTTCAAAAACTGGGAAAGAGTCGATTATTGTTACAGAATTACCATATCAGGTAAATAAAGCCAGACTTATTGAAAAAATTGCTGATTTGGTAAGACAGAAGAAAATTACTGGAATATCTGACTTGCGGGATGAAACTGACAGGGATGGTATCAGAATTGTAATTGAGCTGAAAAAAGGTGAAGAAAGTGAATTGATTCTGAACAGCCTTTATAAATTTACTGATTTACAAAATACATTTGGTGTAATTATGCTTGCACTTGTGGATAATGCACCAAGAGTGTTGAATTTAAAGCAGGTTCTTCAGAAATATCTGGAACATAGGTTTGAAGTAATTACAAGAAGAACTGAATTTGAGCTGAAAAAGGCTAAAAATAGGGCTCATATTTTGGAAGGATTCAAAATTGCACTTGATAATATTGAGGAAGTAATTAGAATTATACGTGCTTCAAAGGATGCAAATGTTGCACGAACTGAATTAATTGCAAAATTTGGATTCTCAGAAATTCAAGCAAAAGCTATTCTGGATATGAGATTACAAAGGCTTACTGGACTTGAAAGAGATAAAATTAATCAGGAATATAACGAACTTATGCTATTAATTGAAGAATTAACTGGAATTTTATCTGACGATTCAAAAATATATGGTATAATTAAAGAGGAGGTACTTAAGTTAAAAGAAGATTTTGGTGATGAACGTAGAACTGAAATCAGAAATGCAAGAGCCGAAATTAGTATAGAAGACTTAATTAAGGACGAAGAAGTTGTTGTAACACTTACAGAAAAAGGTTACGTAAAACGTGTAACAATCGACACTTACCGTTCTCAAAAACGTGGTGGAATCGGTGTAAATGCTACAAATACAATAGAAGACGATGTAGTAAAAGATATGTACATAGCAAAAACTCTTGATACATTACTTATTTTCACAACAAAAGGAAAAGTATTCAGCATAAAAGTGTACGAAATCCCTGAAACTGGAAAACAAGCACGTGGAAAACTGATTGGAAACATTATAAATCTAGATACTGATGAAAAAGTTAGCACAATAATAAGAGTTCGGGAATTTGAAAAAAATAAAAACTTATTCTTTGTAACACGAAACGGAGTTGTTAAAAAATCTGAACTGACATTGTTTGACAACATTAAAAAAGCTGGAAAACGTGCAATTAAGTTAAATGATGATGATGAAGTTATGTATATTGGGCTTACAAGCGGAACTGGTGAGGACGAAGTATTTGCCGCTACAAGAAACGGTATTGCGATTAGATTCTCTGAAAAAGATGTAAGAAGCATGGGAACTGGAGCAGCAGGAGTAAAAGGTATAACTCTTAGGGATAAGGACAAAATTGTAGGAGCCGCAATTATTAATTCAGAAATGAATAATGATGAAATGAGAATTCTTACAATTACTGAGGAAGGATATGGAAAACGTACTAAGTTATCAGAATATAGACTTACATCTAGAGGCGGAAAAGGAATTATCAATGCAAAACTTAATGATAAAACTGGGAAAATCGTAGATGTAAAAATTGTTACAGAAAATGATGAAATTATGCTTATTACGTCAGAAGGAACATTGATTAGAACGAGCGTTAATAACGTGTCGGTAATAGGGCGTTCGGCATCTGGTGTACGAATAATGAAAGTTAGAAATAATGAAAAAATTGCTTCAGTGGTAAAAATTACAGAAGAGCCTGAATTGATTGAAGATGAACAATAA
- a CDS encoding PTS system mannose/fructose/N-acetylgalactosamine-transporter subunit IIB: MELVLTRIDSRLIHGQVATSWVKATKPEAIFAVNDDVAEDKIRKSLLLQVAPEGVKSFVIPVEKAIAVYKNPKYDKTKVMLLVTCPRDVVRLIEGGVDIKTVNVGGMTFKEGDKLISKAVAINKEDLEAFNKLRAMGVELDMRQLVTSAKEDINSKLDSISFD; this comes from the coding sequence ATGGAATTAGTTTTAACAAGAATAGATTCAAGATTAATACACGGACAAGTTGCGACTTCATGGGTAAAAGCGACTAAACCAGAAGCAATTTTTGCTGTTAATGATGATGTAGCAGAGGATAAGATAAGAAAATCTCTTTTATTACAAGTGGCACCAGAGGGAGTAAAATCATTTGTAATACCTGTTGAAAAAGCAATAGCTGTTTATAAAAACCCAAAATATGATAAAACAAAAGTAATGTTACTTGTTACTTGTCCTAGAGATGTTGTTAGATTAATTGAAGGTGGAGTAGATATTAAAACTGTGAACGTTGGAGGAATGACTTTTAAAGAAGGGGACAAATTAATTTCAAAAGCGGTTGCGATTAATAAAGAGGATTTAGAAGCATTTAACAAATTAAGAGCCATGGGTGTGGAGCTTGATATGAGACAATTAGTAACTTCTGCAAAAGAAGATATTAACTCTAAATTAGATTCTATATCATTTGACTAA
- a CDS encoding GntR family transcriptional regulator: MLQKKALFLVTAENEIQPLVNFAKVFKQKYNADVDVIYIKDVLKYEVFPVSIEGMGLNIGANYAFKEYRELEEKTVKKLKEKMTSDISNFYTKDGETSEIVLEELKKYDLLVLVKNEKVTSVLKEILRSIFKPLIILPNVEDFKLDNLMLLDDGAYNANKTLFTFFHIFGEQKVDVLRVNVEEEDENSLVERFGDNYNLIHKKGDTFKTIMNEAQNYDLVLMGDLRYTVMVERITGKLGVRILENLQKPIFIV, translated from the coding sequence ATGTTACAAAAAAAAGCATTATTTTTAGTTACGGCGGAAAACGAAATACAGCCATTGGTTAATTTTGCAAAAGTTTTCAAGCAAAAATATAACGCTGATGTTGACGTTATTTACATTAAGGATGTCCTGAAATATGAGGTATTTCCTGTTAGCATAGAAGGAATGGGACTAAATATTGGAGCAAATTACGCTTTTAAGGAATACAGGGAACTTGAGGAAAAAACTGTAAAAAAATTAAAAGAAAAAATGACTTCTGATATTTCAAATTTTTATACAAAAGATGGTGAGACATCTGAAATTGTACTGGAAGAGTTAAAAAAATATGATTTGCTCGTTCTTGTAAAAAATGAAAAAGTAACTTCAGTGCTAAAGGAAATTTTAAGAAGTATTTTCAAACCACTAATTATTTTACCAAATGTGGAAGATTTCAAATTGGACAATTTAATGCTGCTTGATGATGGAGCTTATAATGCAAATAAAACATTATTTACTTTCTTCCATATATTTGGAGAGCAAAAAGTGGATGTATTACGTGTAAATGTGGAGGAAGAAGATGAAAATAGCCTAGTTGAACGTTTTGGGGACAATTATAATCTTATTCACAAAAAAGGAGATACATTCAAGACAATTATGAATGAAGCTCAAAACTATGACCTAGTCTTAATGGGTGATTTGAGATACACAGTAATGGTGGAAAGAATTACTGGTAAGCTAGGAGTTAGAATACTAGAAAATCTTCAAAAACCGATTTTTATAGTATAG